Part of the Scomber japonicus isolate fScoJap1 chromosome 6, fScoJap1.pri, whole genome shotgun sequence genome, AACatactgatgggaatgtcaagAACAAGCcaagaacacacagacagactaaaTCCTTTCTAGATGTGGAACGTTACTGGTTTAAGTTACATGAGTTAAGTTGATAGAAAAATCCTGTTCTTTAACCATCTTAAATACTTCATTaattacattcagacaaacatcagACGCAGCTGGAATCAAgtttcactttgaaaaacattctcatctaaaggtccacttactctgtatgtccaaagctttcagtcacatctcatggtcttcctcagtgatggagtgtctcagttgtcatggagatggtttaagtttgaatggtttcagtaaagtagttaataaatcaacagatgataaactgcagctgtattgtgtctcgttctctccatcagatgcctgtgaactggaactggatccaaacacaatgaacagattcctcaaactgtctgataacaacaggacgGTGACATATGTGAagtatcagtcatatcctgatcatccagacagatttgatgtctactatcagctgctgtgtagaaatgatctgactggtcgctgttactgggaggttgaGTGGAAAGGAAtagtttatatatcagtgagttacagaagaatcagcaggaaaggaggcagTGATGACTGCAGGTTTGgaaggaatgatcagtcctggagtctgggctgctctgctgctggtgGTTACTCTGTCCGTCACAATAAGATAAAAaaatccatctcctcctcctcctcctcctcctcctcctcctcctcctcctcctctgtctctaacagagtagcagtgtatgtggactgtcctgctggcactctgtccttctacagagtctcctctgacacactgatccacctccacaccttcaacaccacattcactgaacctctgtatgctgggttctGGGTCGGCtttggttcctcagtgtctctgcaggaggagcagagaggagcagtgaggaggagcaaagaggagcagtgaggagtagtgaggagcagagaggagcagtgaggagcaaagaggagcagagaggagtagtgaggagcaaatgtatttgttttaaactTTATATCATATCAATTATTCCTGAAACATTTGGACTAATAAAGTATTTTCAGTGTTTAAtaaacaccctgatcatattctgggttattaaataaagcattcacaatcacaatatcaatgAATACAGacattaataatcaataaataacatTGTGCCAGCAGGAATGCTTCATATTTCCTTGTTAATGATTTTCAACCCTCGTCTCTGAATGGAAGTGATTTCAtgtcataaaacaataaacaataataacaataacaaacatgGTCATTTTTAACTGACAGTGTGAGATTATCAGCTTCAGAGGGAACACAAggaataataattcaaatatgtcattaaaataagatcaataatataacatacaaGGGGAATACAGCATTAATTCTGCTTTATAAATCATCAGGAAGATTACTCATAATATCATTTCTGGGCTTTAGATCCAGAAcaccttttaaacattttaaatgtcatttgaattcatttctaaagaaaataaatttggaggaaacatttttattttttctaattttgtgtttaaaaacctttaaaaccaaaaccaaaacaacatgaACAGAATTCACTGTTATGTTTGATGTTAAAACTTGGTCTCAGTAATTCTTTAGAGGGATAAATGTTATTCATTTAGGGAGTGTAGGGAATTTAATATATAGAGTTCTGagtttatcatatttatttaatatatgacttttattttggcatCCAGAGAATCATTTTCCTGTTAAACATTTTCTAATAAAATAGTTTTTGCATTTCTTGTTCAGAATTAAAGTTCATTGGATTGATAGTGGGGACAGTTGCTGTATAATTTGGTGTGTCGTTATGTTTTTGGTTAGAAATACAAATTCTTGGGGAAGTGTGTTTCATAAGTTCatgaaatctgaaatgaaagggttaaaactgCCGTTAGCTTCCATTAAGTCAGTTATAGACCAAATATTTCTCTAAAACCAGTCTTTATAAAATAAGGATTTGTTGCATATCTGTTGTTCCATTACAGTAGAATAGGGTGAGATGTTATGTATATAGAACAACAACCTCTTCTAGCAGCTCAAACGGCGGTCGGCGGACCAGCTTACAGACTCATTACTGACACCTACTGGACTAAAACTGGAACTGCAGCTTggacaaaaaaccccaaaacagatCAATAGTGTGTGTTCTTCCGGCTAGCCCACTGCCCCAAGTGTTGTCACATTTGTGgtagtttttgtcattttataattcatgttttgaatatttgttcAGGGGTAATCAACCTGTCTCCACCATCCTTGCACTAAAATATTTTC contains:
- the LOC128360999 gene encoding neoverrucotoxin subunit alpha-like, which translates into the protein MDHCGLQRLKPGVRKYACELELDPNTMNRFLKLSDNNRTVTYVKYQSYPDHPDRFDVYYQLLCRNDLTGRCYWEVEWKGIVYISVSYRRISRKGGSDDCRFGRNDQSWSLGCSAAGGYSVRHNKIKKSISSSSSSSSSSSSSSSVSNRVAVYVDCPAGTLSFYRVSSDTLIHLHTFNTTFTEPLYAGFWVGFGSSVSLQEEQRGAVRRSKEEQ